The Thalassophryne amazonica chromosome 6, fThaAma1.1, whole genome shotgun sequence genome includes a region encoding these proteins:
- the mrpl49 gene encoding 39S ribosomal protein L49, mitochondrial, which yields MAVCFSSGCALLRRSFRGLYSLQRRTRGAFADATENKNSAILESTEEYKFVERLIPPIRVPDPPRHSGPAPSGWVAPAEVPPALPYMIRRSRMHNVPVYTDLKSGSRKLTLVRKVEGDIWALENDVREYLKEVTGKELPTQVNEVTMTLTVKGHFDKELKEWLLSKGF from the coding sequence ATGGCGGTCTGCTTCAGTTCTGGCTGTGCGCTGCTCCGTCGGTCGTTTCGGGGACTTTACAGCCTGCAGAGACGGACGCGGGGAGCTTTTGCCGATGCTACGGAAAACAAAAACTCGGCGATTTTGGAGTCGACGGAGGAATATAAATTTGTGGAGCGGCTCATCCCTCCGATCCGCGTCCCTGACCCGCCCCGACACTCTGGACCGGCGCCGTCCGGGTGGGTCGCTCCGGCCGAGGTTCCCCCTGCGCTGCCATACATGATCCGCCGCTCCCGCATGCACAACGTGCCCGTCTACACCGACCTAAAGTCCGGCAGCCGCAAGCTCACGCTGGTTCGGAAGGTGGAAGGAGACATCTGGGCCCTGGAGAATGACGTGAGGGAGTATCTGAAAGAAGTGACGGGCAAAGAGCTTCCTACACAGGTCAACGAGGTCACCATGACGCTGACGGTCAAAGGTCACTTTGACAAAGAACTGAAGGAGTGGCTGCTCAGCAAAGGATTCTGA
- the haus7 gene encoding HAUS augmin-like complex subunit 7 — MARASKAEELAQNVYFALQAALCPLVEGLHLHEADSMLQLLCAPSQHRTDILEWICRSINPNFATSNKVLRAKDPDILTKEMAMLGQDLMLCKVDDLDLIRGNVSPLRQLRFLEQLLTLVPGSVKSPESRMDEEMLLNVLCATETLPHLTQMLKPTFDPWPANINDLHKMTKSACHDGSREEAADVATLLQLTQVALEQLQSECEFLHSDTQHSAAFSPSALRVAACDLQQSMITFNHVYETDFKAYCRRDPPSFSTDADVFRRVHQLLLACNTELELLHEVSESSVSMSEEMNRIKTRPRYWSHGKKRTLPDQLEELNRRYRDFLSLLPS, encoded by the exons ATGGCGCGCGCTTCGAAAGCTGAAGAGTTGGCACAAAATGTTTACTTCGCTCTGCag GCTGCCTTGTGTCCACTGGTGGAAGGGCTGCACCTGCACGAGGCAGACAGTATGCTGCAGTTGCTTTGTGCTCCCTCTCAGCACCGCACTGACATATTGGAATGGATCTGCAGGag TATCAACCCAAACTTTGCTACTTCAAATAAAGTGCTGAGAGCCAAAGATCCTGACATTTTGACTAAAG AGATGGCTATGCTTGGGCAGGATCTGATGCTTTGCAAAGTGGATGACTTGGACCTGATCAGG GGTAATGTGAGCCCTCTTCGGCAGCTCCGGTTCCTGGAGCAGCTTTTAACTCTCGTCCCAGGCAGCGTGAAGTCACCTGAAAGCAGAATGGATGAAGAGATGCTACTGAATGTACTTTGTGCCACTGAGACTCTGCCCCACCTCACTCAAATGCTGAAACCCACGTTTGATCCCTGGCCTGCAAACATCAA tgATTTACACAAGATGACCAAGTCAGCGTGTCATGATGGGAGCAGGGAGGAGGCTGCAGATGTTGCCACTCTCCTCCAGTTGACTCAGGTGGCTTTGGAGCAGCTGCAGTCAGAG TGTGAATTCCTGCATAGTGACACACAGCATTCTGCCGCCTTCTCTCCGAGCGCTTTACGTGTGGCTGCGTGTGACCTCCAGCAGTCCATGATTACTTTCAACCATGTCTACGAAACAGATTTTAAAGCATACTGCCGTAGAGATCCACCCAGCTTCAGCACAGATGCTGATGTCTTTCGGAGAGTGCACCAGCTGCTGCTGGCCTGCAACACG GAGCTGGAACTTCTCCATGAGGTATCTGAATCATCTGTTTCTATGAGTGAGGAGATGAATCGGATAAAAACACGACCTCGCTACTGGAGTCATGGAAAGAAGCGTACATTAC CGGATCAGTTGGAGGAGCTTAACAGACGTTACAGAGACTTCCTGTCGCTGCTTCCTTCCTAA
- the las1l gene encoding ribosomal biogenesis protein LAS1L has protein sequence MKKKCCEKRRHVVAWASKAEWDQVLEYLYSKDSALQKYALKRISAWKSRYGSSCPVAVDCTADLVRCQVLDRSAQLEGDDLVLLYGAALVRFVNLITERQQGKTARRLRHLAGKLNIPEWVVDLRHDFTHRKLPTLKWCRKGCKVVLDWLQQEYWSRQLGGGLSEDWESQSDGEDDENYLKRKEEQLIARQKEIKAYKNARERLISYEKLQYQAFDGLAGDTEGSQWPAPFADMSWLLPEIKQCTVESSELLIDVLLEEGFLVPTVEQLETLGCTTSDAASATVPRVPQTFLRFWLPLLKMLNSPAFIHLFLEKLFRELKQLSKEPNSHRSFYLSAWISEIMLCNSNKFEYHFETKLQKKARLKENIFVNRIQLRWQQLLSACLDAPSSTTAHLLQLILDDMEHPLPVETRQKLLQLCSLYTQAEHSWCTPPLEQIEQPVYTLESLHKILQHSWRSDHPDSSRADSETSKSSTQDYKWADVQAEKAKLLKGSPWQVCMDKVLWKDYPFGKVPGQSDDPSCLMVESYSTMTVFDQPVELENATSANIPGCSAPLRTAEGLLWAHSDVSKLKSGLQLF, from the coding sequence atgaagaaaaagtgcTGTGAGAAACGGCGCCATGTGGTGGCGTGGGCCAGCAAAGCTGAGTGGGACCAGGTTCTGGAGTATCTGTACTCCAAGGACTCTGCTCTGCAGAAATATGCGCTGAAGAGGATATCTGCGTGGAAAAGCAGGTACGGCAGCAGCTGTCCCGTGGCCGTGGACTGTACAGCCGACCTGGTGAGGTGTCAGGTTTTGGACCGGTCCGCACAGCTGGAAGGAGACGACCTGGTCCTCCTTTATGGAGCTGCCCTGGTGAGGTTTGTCAATTTAATCACCGAACGCCAGCAGGGGAAAACGGCTCGACGTTTGAGGCATTTGGCTGGAAAGCTAAACATCCCAGAGTGGGTTGTAGACCTCAGACATGATTTCACTCACCGAAAGCTGCCCACCTTGAAATGGTGTCGAAAGGGGTGTAAGGTGGTTCTGGACTGGCTTCAACAGGAGTACTGGTCCAGGCAGTTGGGAGGAGGTCTCAGTGAGGACTGGGAATCACAGTCAGATGGAGAAGATGATGAGAATTACCTGAAAAGGAAAGAAGAGCAGCTTATCGCAAGACAAAAAGAAATCAAGGCCTACAAGAATGCAAGGGAGCGTCTGATATCTTATGAAAAGTTACAGTACCAGGCTTTTGACGGGCTCGCCGGAGACACGGAGGGGAGTCAGTGGCCTGCCCCCTTCGCTGATATGAGCTGGCTTCTGCCTGAGATCAAGCAGTGTACTGTCGAGTCAAGTGAATTGCTGATCGACGTGTTGTTGGAAGAAGGTTTTTTAGTTCCAACTGTGGAGCAGCTGGAAACGTTGGGCTGCACCACATCTGACGCTGCCAGTGCCACTGTTCCCCGAGTACCTCAAACATTCCTGCGTTTTTGGCTGCCCCTGCTGAAGATGCTAAACTCTCCAGCTTTTATCCACCTCTTCCTAGAGAAGCTCTTTAGGGAACTAAAGCAGCTTTCTAAAGAGCCAAATAGTCACAGATCCTTCTACCTTTCTGCGTGGATCTCTGAAATCATGCTCTGTAACAGCAACAAATTTGAATATCATTTTGAAACCAAGCTTCAGAAGAAAGCCAGGTTGAAGGAAAATATTTTCGTGAACCGTATCCAGCTGAGGTGGCAGCAGCTTCTGTCAGCCTGCCTGGATGCTCCCTCAAGCACCACAGCTCACTTGCTTCAGCTGATCCTGGATGATATGGAGCATCCCCTGCCTGTGGAAACTCGACAAAAATTGCTTCAGCTTTGTTCCCTCTACACACAAGCTGAACATTCTTGGTGTACTCCTCCTTTGGAACAAATAGAACAGCCTGTATACACACTGGAGAGCTTGCACAAGATACTGCAGCATTCTTGGAGGAGTGACCACCCTGATAGTTCCAGGGCCGACTCGGAGACCAGCAAGTCCTCTACTCAGGACTACAAGTGGGCAGATGTTCAAGCTGAAAAAGCAAAGTTGCTCAAAGGTTCTCCATGGCAGGTTTGCATGGATAAGGTTTTGTGGAAGGACTATCCCTTTGGTAAAGTCCCAGGGCAGTCAGATGATCCTTCCTGCCTCATGGTGGAAAGTTATTCAACAATGACTGTCTTTGACCAGCCGGTGGAGCTGGAGAACGCCACATCAGCCAACATTCCAGGGTGCTCGGCGCCACTAAGAACAGCCGAGGGCCTTCTTTGGGCACACAGTGATGTCAGCAAGCTTAAATCTGGCCTGCAACTTTTTTAA